aCAACAGTAAGTAGAATATTTTAAACTATACCATTGGAATCTCAAGCAAGTTtcaatgaagaaatggaaaggaaatgttCAAGAACAAATACCTAACTTGTTGCAACTCCAAgaataaaacacacatacaacATGTTTCTGGAGACCACACGAAACTGTTCAAAttacaactttattgaatttgCAGAAGCATTCTACAGTAATACATTAGAAAAAATCACATAGCACTTAGTAGgtacatgtatacatgtacattccagaagacaaatgacaaataaaattactCCCAGGAAGCTGCAAAGATGGACATGTatagtaaaaatataataattgccAGGAGTACCAAAGGGACTGAATTTTGCTGATACTTAACACTACTATTAtccataaaaatacaaagaaatttgaTTATTAAATGTCTCTATAGTTAGACTCATCTTACAAtcatagaaatgaaaacacaatatactGCTTTATACAAAGGAATATAGTGTttcttatgaatttttaaaaaatagctgaaaTCTGCTTTTAGAATTTAGATTAAATCTAACCATCCACGAATCACAACATAACCTGAaattattaagaagaaaaaaaaaaagccccacttTTCCAGTGTCTAGTTCATCTGACACACTACAGTGATAGTTAGACTGCACCATTCCACAATCACATGGTTTAAAGAAGTATTTTGTAAGGTGTGGTCCATGAACTGTTTGTTACCAGTCCTTGAAGAAATGAGACACTTGCACCAGAATGTAAACTGGCACACTGTTTTATCAATAAAAAtttctcacaaaaataaacagtcaTTCATCTAAAAAGTGTCTCTCGATCCAAATTCTGGTGCATACTTATCTGTGGATCAGTAACTGTCTATAGACTGGCACTTTGTATTTCACTGATCTAGAATATTATGAAGgaatacagaaggaaaaacaaacaaaagtgagaataaaagaaaaaaatgtagacaagttccagaaagtgaaaaatatatagtaatatttaAATCAGTGAAGACTCCACTTATATTCTAGCTATTAGCGTTTTCTTAGTCTTGGAGAATTGTAAAATCTTAATAAGAGAGAATGAACTGTATGAGACAAAAATGTAACCCAGaaatcttaaattatttctattagGCTTTTTCTATCTGTGCAACCGAAAAAATAAAGGCAGTTCTGTGTAGGTAAATAAGTTTGATACTATACTTTGATGGGCAGAAGCTTGACTTCAAAAATAGCCCAACCTGGAGTCTAAAAAGATCTTCAAAATCTTGGCATAAAAGCACTTCAAATTCTTAGGGAAGCTGCTAAGTTCCCCGTATCAAAGATCAAATAGGTATCTTTATTCTTAACTTTATTAACGTTTATTTCCACGCTTTTTAGTTACTTTATAAACTTCTCCTCCAAATAACGTTCCACCTTTAAAGGGAGTAACCACCAGCTTATTCTTCGAAGCTGGATTAATTTTACAATCCTTCAGCCAGAGATAGCGGCGACCTAAAGTGGAAGATCCCATGCTATGGGCAGCCATCTTTACTTCATCAAATGCAGCTTCACAAAGAAATGAGGCTGCATCATATGTTTTGCTCAGAATCCCAAGTGCCTGGTGCAAATGACTAGGATCTGAGCTAAGAATTTGTGCAGCCTGACTAATATCTGCCTGCAGAGCCCTAACTACGAAGGCAGTATGGGTTGCAATCTGCAATGCTGATGCTGCAGCTTCGTATGTTCTACAAAGTACTAAGTCTAACTGTTTATCACAAGAGTCCGTGGAAGCTGCCTGAATACCTACTGGTGGAGTGGCTTCAGAAATAAACTCCAGTATTTCATCATCTACTTTAGGAACTGATAATATCTGTGTTGCCTCTCTGGAGGAAATTGGATACTTGCATGCCAATGAAGGCAGCTGTCTGTCAATTTGCTTCCACTCCTCTTCAATCACCTTTAAAATAGATTCATGGAAGGGAAAAGATAGTTCTGGGGCATCTATTTTCTCATGTTGTGACTGCTTAGACACTTCTATGCCTAAGgtagtgagtgagtgagagacaACAGTTTTGGCAAAAGATGACATCAGTTCAGATCCAGGTGTATTTTGAAATGTCACAAAGGAACCTGAATCCTTTTCCTCTACTGACTTTTCACTGAGCCGAGGGAATTTTCGTGGAGGAGACAGGGACTCAGTGTCTTGATAATTAGACCGATCAATTCTCTTCCATCTGTTTTCTACATCCAGTGGGGCTGTAGAGTTTGAAGTCCCAGGCAAACTACCTACCCCACCCTGGACCAACAAAGAATTGACATAATCTCTGATTGCCTGAGCAAGTGGTGGAGaaattacttgtgatctctcagaCTCTTCTAGTGCTTTCCTTTCACTGGAGAGAACTGACTGATCTGAAACACGGGACCTCTCAGTACACAATGGTTGAATTCCACTTTTCTCTCCATGGTAAATGTTTTCTACTATATCTTTATAGCAAGTAGTGGTGGTTTCTTTAATCAGTGAAGGAGAAGCTGCAGCAGAGACCAACATGGCAGCGAGTTCATGCTGAGAAGATGCCGAAGAACTTTTCTCTAAACATCTATCATGGCTAGACTTGGAGGAAGTAAACAAATTCCCTCCAGAGGCTAACTTCTGCAATTGTTCCCTGCCAGGCAAGGTTGTGGCAATAAGAGGTTCCCTAGGTGGGTCTCCCTTAGAAGTATGAACTTTCTTAGCTGCCTGTAGTTCAGTCCTGCCCAAAGGAGGACGGGTGGAgatttcaggaaaagaaatacCCTGAAAAAATCCACCAGAGGGAGTAGTTGGAAGttcagaaaaaggaacaaaatcccTAGTGGACTTCActttcttgtgttctttcttctttcctgtagAGGCAAAAGAGGCAGGAAGTTTAAGCATTACTTGTGTTCAAGCTAATTTTATTCTTTGCCTCCTTGCTAACATAGTGCTGTTGAAGGAAAAGACTATATTTCATATTCTGAACAACCAATCGACACACTGTGCCCTGGCAGGCAGTGCTTATGAAGATATAAGCAATTTGAATCAAATTAAATAATCATGAAACTGACAAACAAgttatatgaaattaaaaattaaaaagtatcaaGTTGCTCTTATTATAGAAAGGTCATTAATTTCATGTactattttcaaaaaatacttaaatattatgGTCAAATTTTCTTATAACAGTCCactaaaaatacatcaaaatatctTCTTCATAGATGCCCTGAAATCACATTATCTAGCAAAAACTATAAATTTAAATCAGAGAACAGAATATATGCCATATTATAAATACTaccactgtatattaattataataaactgGACACACATGTAATCTATCAGTAGGATGAGATCTCAAAAGCAAGTGAAAAGATTTGGcatgttatttatataaatttttttaaagttcgaAATCATATTACGTTTTAGAtgcatataaaaaaatatttaggggcgcctgtgtggcttagtcggtCAAGTATCcgacttgatctcagctcaagtgttgatctcaggattgtgaattcaaacccacaatgggctccagactaggcagggagcctactttaaaaaaaaaaaaaaggtatttaaaaatgGATTGGAAAGATTAGCACCAAATTAATGACAGTGGTTGCTTCTGTGTTAAAAATACTTGGAAAGGGTAAGTGGGGGAACTTCATCTTTAAGTAGTTTattcttttagaaaaatgaaatttttctggtattttagatgacaaaaaaaaatcagacatttgAACATTTCTGTTTCTTAGAATTCTCAAAAGGTACTCAAATGAAATTACTTAGAGGATTACTGATGATACGAACAAAAATTACATGTAACTtggtaatatttaaaattttatcttcttcatGGTTACTGTACCTTATAagtctgaaaaaaattatatatatttgactaacatcatttaaaattttaccttctTCATTGTCACTGTATCTGTCAGAGTCATTACTTCCATTCTGTCTTGTATTTTCTGCTGATGAAGAAATTGTTGGCAGAGGAGTAGATGATCTTGACTCTGTTCCCTGTTCCCTCAGTTTCAACAGTTTTTTCTCATATAGTTTCCTGGTTGTTCCTGTATGAAGGCAGAACTTGCTTTAGCATTTGTATTGTCTTGTTTAAGATCCTACTCATTGTCTTTAGCAACATTAAAATGTTACATTCACTCTTTCCTTTTCTACATGTAAGTgctttaaaaactatataaagGATTCTTTTCTAAAATAGGTGTTTTCTGAGATTTTAATACATGATTACAACAATGTTTCTTTTAGTAACATGAAATACATAGTAGATTGATATAAATCTTACTATAGATCACCTACTAAAGAGCCATGTATGACCAAGTATTTTTGACTGAAAAGTCTTGGACTCTGTATATTTTTCCCCAGTACTATGTAATAGTATTTGCCTtgtagaaaaaaatcacttttataaaCAACCGTATTCCTCTGAATACTATGATTAAAACTCCATGACTCTCAGAGTTTAATATGTCTAAAAAGAGCCACTCAGTtatgggaaaagaaaaggcatataaataacttttttagttgaatatattttcatataacaCTGTaaaaattttgggggcacctgtgtcgctcagtgggttgggtgactgcctttggctcaggtcacgatcctggggtcctgtgactgagccccacatcaggctccctgctcagtggaaagcctgcttctctctctcccactgccctttccccccacccctactcatgccctctctctcaaataaatctttaaaaaaaattgtatatatttaaggcgTTAAATCATTTTAGATAAAACTACTGTCATTAAAATGACCTTTTATGGAAAATGTGTGCCACAAGCAGAAATTAATACTAATTAGATagcaaaataaaatggattataaacacatttttaacacAGTTCAGCATGAATGACAATTTAAAGCcaaaaatagcttttattttctattttacactAGCTGCATGTCTCCCTGGTTTCtagaagatgaataaaatgaTGATAAATATACGTATTTTAGAAACAACACATCTCAAAATGTTACATAAGTAGTTGTAAGATGGAGGGGGAAGTGGAGGAtgttggtcaaaaggtacaaaatttCTGCAAGATTAATTAAGTTCTGGAAATCTAATATCTAGAATGGCCTATACTTAACAATATACTTGAAATCTGCAGAAGTAGACCTTAAGTGCTCTCTCATCACACATCCATACACAAACTAAAACTGTGAGGTGATAGATATATTAACTGGCTTGACCACAGTGATCACCTCACAATATATACTACAAAAACA
This DNA window, taken from Meles meles chromosome 7, mMelMel3.1 paternal haplotype, whole genome shotgun sequence, encodes the following:
- the TMPO gene encoding thymopoietin isoform X1, producing MPEFLEDPSVLTKEKLKSELVANNVTLPVGEQRKDVYVQLYLQHLTARNRPPLAAGANSKGPPDFSSDEEREPTPVLGSGAAVSGRSRAAVGRKATKKTDRPRLEDKDDLDVTELTNEDLLDQLVKYGVNPGPIVGTTRKLYEKKLLKLREQGTESRSSTPLPTISSSAENTRQNGSNDSDRYSDNEEGKKKEHKKVKSTRDFVPFSELPTTPSGGFFQGISFPEISTRPPLGRTELQAAKKVHTSKGDPPREPLIATTLPGREQLQKLASGGNLFTSSKSSHDRCLEKSSSASSQHELAAMLVSAAASPSLIKETTTTCYKDIVENIYHGEKSGIQPLCTERSRVSDQSVLSSERKALEESERSQVISPPLAQAIRDYVNSLLVQGGVGSLPGTSNSTAPLDVENRWKRIDRSNYQDTESLSPPRKFPRLSEKSVEEKDSGSFVTFQNTPGSELMSSFAKTVVSHSLTTLGIEVSKQSQHEKIDAPELSFPFHESILKVIEEEWKQIDRQLPSLACKYPISSREATQILSVPKVDDEILEFISEATPPVGIQAASTDSCDKQLDLVLCRTYEAAASALQIATHTAFVVRALQADISQAAQILSSDPSHLHQALGILSKTYDAASFLCEAAFDEVKMAAHSMGSSTLGRRYLWLKDCKINPASKNKLVVTPFKGGTLFGGEVYKVTKKRGNKR